The following are from one region of the Gossypium hirsutum isolate 1008001.06 chromosome D03, Gossypium_hirsutum_v2.1, whole genome shotgun sequence genome:
- the LOC121215283 gene encoding B3 domain-containing protein REM13 isoform X1 yields MVVKGYNKYYAGIPRSFTEEAGLGKVSMVMIKGPSGMWPMMTTFSSKQVLLSVGWSKFLHENEIVIGDTLLFEHVPNTGHLIHVQVANKDGTGNCGSLAGKRPRDRPREQTELPPSTKYASSSKRTKVCSSKFFAKETSLAEEPSKVIKDSDGRKWELNILVDAKSNVRLGAGWSQFVLENRLEAGDTISFQHMPHTGNVIHFKIISKARAANMVMEETREKKPVKK; encoded by the exons ATGGTTGTGAAGGGATACAATAAATACTATGCT GGTATTCCGAGAAGTTTTACTGAAGAAGCAGGCTTGGGAAAGGTATCCATGGTGATGATTAAAGGTCCAAGTGGAATGTGGCCAATGATGACCACTTTTAGTTCAAAACAAGTTCTTCTGAGTGTTGGATGGTCCAAGTTTCTGCATGAAAACGAGATTGTAATTGGAGATACCCTTTTGTTCGAACACGTGCCAAATACGGGCCATTTAATCCATGTCCAGGTTGCTAACAAGGATGGAACTGGAAACTGTGGTAGCCTTGCTGGTAAGCGACCAAGAGATCGACCTCGCGAGCAAACTGAACTACCACCAAGCAcaaaatatgcttcaagttcCAAGCGTACCAAAG TCTGTTCCAGCAAGTTTTTTGCCAAAGAAACAAGCTTGGCAGAGGAACCGAGCAAGGTGATAAAGGACTCAGACGGTAGGAAGTGGGAATTGAACATCTTGGTTGATGCAAAATCAAATGTTCGTCTAGGTGCAGGATGGTCACAATTTGTGCTAGAAAACAGATTAGAAGCTGGAGATACCATTTCGTTTCAACACATGCCCCACACCGGTAATGTAATTCACTTCAAGATCATTAGCAAGGCTAGAGCTGCAAATATGGTGATGGAAGAAACAAGAGAAAAAAAGCCTGTTAAAAAGTAG
- the LOC121215283 gene encoding putative B3 domain-containing protein Os03g0619850 isoform X3, with translation MVVKGYNKYYAGIPRSFTEEAGLGKVSMVMIKGPSGMWPMMTTFSSKQVLLSVGWSKFLHENEIVIGDTLLFEHVPNTGHLIHVQVANKDGTGNCGSLAGKRPRDRPREQTELPPSTKYASSSKRTKELILEQASFVVVLKKYHQYSVSVPASFLPKKQAWQRNRAR, from the exons ATGGTTGTGAAGGGATACAATAAATACTATGCT GGTATTCCGAGAAGTTTTACTGAAGAAGCAGGCTTGGGAAAGGTATCCATGGTGATGATTAAAGGTCCAAGTGGAATGTGGCCAATGATGACCACTTTTAGTTCAAAACAAGTTCTTCTGAGTGTTGGATGGTCCAAGTTTCTGCATGAAAACGAGATTGTAATTGGAGATACCCTTTTGTTCGAACACGTGCCAAATACGGGCCATTTAATCCATGTCCAGGTTGCTAACAAGGATGGAACTGGAAACTGTGGTAGCCTTGCTGGTAAGCGACCAAGAGATCGACCTCGCGAGCAAACTGAACTACCACCAAGCAcaaaatatgcttcaagttcCAAGCGTACCAAAG AGTTAATCTTGGAACAGGCTTCATTTGTAGTTGTTTTGAAGAAATACCATCAATACTCTGTT TCTGTTCCAGCAAGTTTTTTGCCAAAGAAACAAGCTTGGCAGAGGAACCGAGCAAGGTGA
- the LOC121215253 gene encoding B3 domain-containing protein Os11g0197600-like codes for MQIVISHYSLASTDAFRPEKWIAPSYASRSRTEPLTALEKTKAFRIASAFKSENLFFVVIIQPSNVKSCRLSIPVNFARKYLTKMHKEVIHLLSNGKSWPVIYFQHSIEKPSLISGTGWRGFAMDNNLEVDDVCAFELIEGPKTSMKVTIYKMQAVEDSSLGK; via the exons ATGCAAATTGTCATCAGTCATTACTCATTAGCTTCAACTGATGCATTTCGTCCCGAGAAATGGATAGCTCCGTCGTACGCAAGTCGGAGCCGCACAGAACCATTGACTGCTCTTGAGAAAACTAAAGCTTTTCGAATAGCTAGTGCTTTCAAATCTGAAAATCTGTTCTTTGTTGTAATCATACAGCCATCAAATGTTAAGTCATGTAGATTG AGTATACCAGTGAATTTTGCTAGGAAATATCTCACAAAGATGCACAAAGAGGTCATACATCTCCTTTCAAATGGAAAATCATGGCCAGTGATATATTTTCAGCACAGTATCGAAAAACCAAGTCTAATATCCGGTACGGGTTGGCGTGGATTTGCTATGGATAATAACTTAGAAGTTGATGATGTTTGTGCCTTTGAACTCATTGAGGGTCCTAAAACATCAATGAAGGTAACCATTTATAAGATGCAGGCTGTTGAAGACTCATCTTTGGGTAAGTAG
- the LOC121215283 gene encoding putative B3 domain-containing protein Os03g0619850 isoform X2 — protein MVVKGYNKYYAGIPRSFTEEAGLGKVSMVMIKGPSGMWPMMTTFSSKQVLLSVGWSKFLHENEIVIGDTLLFEHVPNTGHLIHVQVANKDGTGNCGSLAGKRPRDRPREQTELPPSTKYASSSKRTKGVSELILEQASFVVVLKKYHQYSVSVPASFLPKKQAWQRNRAR, from the exons ATGGTTGTGAAGGGATACAATAAATACTATGCT GGTATTCCGAGAAGTTTTACTGAAGAAGCAGGCTTGGGAAAGGTATCCATGGTGATGATTAAAGGTCCAAGTGGAATGTGGCCAATGATGACCACTTTTAGTTCAAAACAAGTTCTTCTGAGTGTTGGATGGTCCAAGTTTCTGCATGAAAACGAGATTGTAATTGGAGATACCCTTTTGTTCGAACACGTGCCAAATACGGGCCATTTAATCCATGTCCAGGTTGCTAACAAGGATGGAACTGGAAACTGTGGTAGCCTTGCTGGTAAGCGACCAAGAGATCGACCTCGCGAGCAAACTGAACTACCACCAAGCAcaaaatatgcttcaagttcCAAGCGTACCAAAG GTGTATCAGAGTTAATCTTGGAACAGGCTTCATTTGTAGTTGTTTTGAAGAAATACCATCAATACTCTGTT TCTGTTCCAGCAAGTTTTTTGCCAAAGAAACAAGCTTGGCAGAGGAACCGAGCAAGGTGA